A genomic region of Eucalyptus grandis isolate ANBG69807.140 chromosome 5, ASM1654582v1, whole genome shotgun sequence contains the following coding sequences:
- the LOC104445710 gene encoding calcium-dependent protein kinase 2 — protein sequence MGCRGSKEKSPQSGANGYSSTTVSGQNQAYQQGAAVQTHKVSAQMPQPRPQQQQPASNPAPVSSEVAQKRPAPVSSGVAQKMDNTILGKPFEEIKQHYTLGKELGRGQFGITYLCTEKSTGQTYACKSILKRKLLSKGDRDDMKREIQIMQHLSGQPNIVEFRGAYEDRYSVHVVMELCAGGELFDRILAKGHYTERAAASICRAIVNVVHICHFMGVMHRDLKPENFLLASKDEGAMLKATDFGLSVFIEEGKVYRDIVGSAYYVAPEVLHRRYGKEIDIWSAGVILYILLSGVPPFWAETEKGIFNAILQGEIDFVSDPWPSISDGAKDLIRKMLTQDPKKRVTSAQVLEHPWLKEGGEASDKPIDSAVLSRMKQFRAMNEMKKLALKVIATNFSEEDIKGLKAMFTNMDTDNSGTITFEELKSGLARLGSRLTETEVKQLMEAADVDGNGSIDYIEFISATMHRHKLERDDHLHKAFQYFDKDGSGYITKDELEAAMKEHAIGDEANIKEIIAEVDKDNDGRIDYDEFCTMMRSKSQHPEKLF from the exons ATGGGTTGCCGGGGAAGCAAGGAGAAATCTCCACAGTCTGGCGCAAATGGGTACTCGAGCACCACTGTCTCAGGGCAAAACCAAGCTTATCAACAAGGAGCTGCGGTTCAGACCCACAAGGTGTCCGCTCAAATGCCTCAACCAAgaccacaacaacaacagcCAGCGAGTAATCCTGCACCAGTGAGCAGTGAGGTTGCTCAAAAGAGGCCTGCACCAGTGAGCAGTGGGGTTGCTCAAAAGATGGACAATACAATTCTGGGTAAGCCATTTGAGGAGATTAAGCAACACTACACTCTCGGCAAGGAATTGGGTAGAGGTCAATTTGGCATAACGTATCTTTGCACTGAGAAATCCACTGGCCAGACTTATGCCTGCAAATCTATActgaagagaaaacttttgtCGAAAGGTGATAGGGATGATATGAAAAGAGAGATTCAGATTATGCAACATCTTTCCGGTCAACCCAACATCGTTGAATTCAGGGGTGCTTATGAAGATAGGTATTCAGTGCATGTGGTGATGGAGCTCTGTGCTGGTGGGGAGTTATTTGATAGGATCCTTGCCAAGGGTCATTATACTGAGAGAGCTGCTGCTTCCATTTGCCGCGCGATAGTTAACGTGGTCCACATTTGTCACTTTATGGGAGTTATGCATCGTGATCTCAAGCCTGAGAATTTCTTGTTGGCAAGCAAGGATGAGGGAGCTATGTTGAAGGCCACTGATTTTGGGTTGTCCGTCTTCATTGAGGAAG GAAAGGTGTATCGTGATATAGTGGGTAGTGCTTACTATGTTGCTCCTGAAGTACTACATCGTAGATACGGAAAGGAGATTGATATCTGGAGTGCTGGAGTTATTTTATACATTCTACTAAGTGGTGTCCCTCCATTCTGGGCAG AAACTGAGAAAGGTATCTTTAATGCCATACTGCAAGGAGAAATTGATTTCGTCAGTGACCCATGGCCATCAATATCAGATGGTGCCAAGGATCTCATCAGGAAAATGTTGACTCAGGATCCTAAGAAGCGGGTCACCTCTGCCCAAGTCCTTG AACATCCTTGGCTCAAAGAAGGCGGAGAAGCATCAGACAAGCCAATAGACAGTGCAGTTCTATCCAGGATGAAGCAATTCAGGGCGATGAATGAGATGAAGAAGCTTGCATTGAAG GTAATTGCAACAAATTTCTCTGAAGAGGATATCAAAGGTCTTAAAGCCATGTTTACGAACATGGACACAGACAATAGTGGCACGATCACCTTTGAAGAGCTGAAGTCTGGTTTGGCGCGACTAGGATCGCGGCTCACAGAGACTGAAGTAAAGCAACTTATGGAAGCT GCTGATGTTGATGGAAATGGTTCGATTGACTACATTGAATTTATATCGGCCACAATGCATAGACACAAGCTAGAGAGAGATGACCACCTGCATAAAGCGTTCCAATATTTTGACAAGGATGGCAGTGG TTATATTACCAAAGATGAATTAGAAGCTGCAATGAAGGAACACGCCATTGGTGATGAAGCCAACATAAAGGAGATCATTGCAGAGGTTGACAAAGATAAT GATGGAAGGATTGACTACGATGAGTTTTGCACAATGATGAGAAGTAAATCTCAGCATCCCGAAAAGCTTTTTTAA
- the LOC104445709 gene encoding peroxidase 42, which yields MGFRALFFFAAIFFSFSATIINSAYAEGEAEVGSGLVIDFYKDTCPQAEDIIKEQVKLLYKRHKNTAFSWLRNIFHDCAVQSCDASLLLDSTRRDLSEKETDRSFGMRNFRYLDTIKEAVERECPGVVSCADILVLSARDGVVALGGPQIPLKTGRRDGRRSRADVIEEHLPDHNESMSVVLERFAKMGIDTPGVVALLGAHSVGRTHCVKLVQRLYPEVDPALNPDHVEHMLYKCPDPIPDPKAVQYVRNDRGTPMIFDNNYYRNILDNKGLLLVDHQLAVDKRTKPYVKKMAKSQNYFFKEFARALTTLSENNPLTGDKGEIRRQCNVANKHH from the exons atgggtttcagagctctcttcttctttgctgccatcttcttctccttctcagCCACAATCATTAACTCTGCTTATGCAGAGGGTGAGGCTGAGGTAGGGTCTGGCCTGGTGATAGACTTCTACAAGGACACTTGTCCTCAGGCTGAGGACATCATTAAAGAGCAAGTCAAGCTTCTCTACAAGCGCCACAAGAACACTGCATTCTCTTGGCTTAGGAACATCTTCCATGACTGTGCTGTTCAA TCTTGCGATGCTTCATTGCTCCTGGACTCAACGAGGAGGGATCTCTCTGAGAAAGAGACGGACAGGAGCTTTGGGATGAGGAACTTCAGGTACCTTGACACCATCAAGGAGGCTGTGGAGAGAGAATGTCCTGGAGTTGTTTCTTGTGCAGACATTCTGGTGTTGTCTGCTAGAGATGGCGTTGTTGCG CTAGGAGGCCCTCAAATTCCTCTGAAaactggaagaagagatggCAGGAGGAGCAGAGCAGATGTCATTGAGGAACACTTGCCAGACCACAACGAGAGCATGTCTGTTGTGCTTGAAAGATTTGCAAAGATGGGCATTGATACTCCTGGAGTGGTTGCCTTGCTCG GAGCACACAGCGTGGGCCGAACCCACTGCGTCAAGCTGGTTCAGCGGCTATACCCAGAGGTTGACCCAGCCCTCAATCCCGACCATGTGGAGCACATGCTCTACAAGTGCCCGGACCCGATCCCTGACCCAAAGGCCGTGCAGTACGTGAGGAACGACCGTGGCACCCCCATGATATTCGACAACAACTATTACAGGAACATATTGGACAACAAGGGCTTGCTCCTGGTGGATCACCAGCTAGCCGTCGATAAGAGGACCAAGCCCTATGTGAAGAAGATGGCCAAGAGCCAAAACTACTTCTTCAAGGAATTCGCCAGAGCCCTCACCACCCTTTCTGAGAACAACCCGCTTACCGGAGACAAGGGTGAGATCAGGAGGCAATGCAACGTTGCCAACAAACACCACTAG